In Fimbriimonadaceae bacterium, the genomic window CAAGGATCGCGTGAGCTGTTGCATCAGCACCCAGGTCGGATGCCCGATGGGGTGCACCTTCTGCGCGACGGGACTCGGCGGATTCGACCGAAACCTCGACGTCGGCGAGATCGTCGGCCAAGTCCTCCACCTCCAGCGGCTGACGGACCGCCGCATCAGCCACGTCGTCTTCATGGGGATGGGTGAGCCGCTCCTCAACCTCGAGAACGTGATCCGTGCCATCCGCCTTTTGAACCTTGAGGTGGGCATCGGGGCGAGGCACATCACGGTCAGCACGGTTGGCCTCGTGCCCCAGATCTTGCGACTCGCGGAGGAGGGGCTTCCCATCCACCTCGCCCTTTCGCTCCACTCGCCCTTCGATGATGTGCGCGCCCGGCTGATGCCGGTGAATAACCGCTATCCGGTGGCCGATGTCATTTCGGCGATGAAAACGTATCAGCGTAAGACGGGCCGGAAGGTCACCTTCGAATACCTGCTTATCAAAGGTGTCAACGACACCGAAGACCAGGCAGTGGCCCTGGCGCGGCTCGTGAAGGGCTTTCCATGCTTCGTCAACCTCATTCCATTCAACTGGGTCGACACGGGGCAGGGGTTCTCACGTCCTTCAAGAGAGAGCGTGAACGCCTTTCGCAGCATCCTGGAACGAGCCCGCGTCAATGTGACGGAACGGATTGAGCGGGGACACGATATCGCCGCTGCCTGCGGCCAACTGGCCGGACAGCATGCGGGACGCTTTGCCAGGAGGGCCCGACCATCCGATCTGCCGGTCTTCTCCTGATCGCTGCCCTCCTTCT contains:
- the rlmN gene encoding putative dual-specificity RNA methyltransferase RlmN, translated to METALPALVGLTRDELAAIAESLGQDKWRGKQLARWLYQEAASSFDQMSDLPAAFRQQLAEQYRIDLLEQSDHRKSSDGVEKLLLHGGDGEVFECVLLPYKDRVSCCISTQVGCPMGCTFCATGLGGFDRNLDVGEIVGQVLHLQRLTDRRISHVVFMGMGEPLLNLENVIRAIRLLNLEVGIGARHITVSTVGLVPQILRLAEEGLPIHLALSLHSPFDDVRARLMPVNNRYPVADVISAMKTYQRKTGRKVTFEYLLIKGVNDTEDQAVALARLVKGFPCFVNLIPFNWVDTGQGFSRPSRESVNAFRSILERARVNVTERIERGHDIAAACGQLAGQHAGRFARRARPSDLPVFS